The genomic region AGATTTTATCACTATGGATATTTAACCAAAACTGTCTATGAAAAAAATAAAAGAAAAAGAAATATGGAAATTATAAAAAAAGAATTAGAAAAAAATCCAGATAATGCTTTTATGCTTTATAACATGGGAGTTGAATGCTCAGCTAAAGGCGATTACATTGAAGCCTTAAAACATTTAGAAAAAGCTTATGAAAATTTTAACCCTTTATCAGGTTTTAGTCCAAAACTAGTCTTAAAAATGATTTCTTGCAATGCTATTCTGAAAAGATATGATGAATGTTTAAAACTAATTGAAGAAGGATTAAAACATTACCCTAAATGTACCGATTTTGAATATCATAAAGCAAATATTCTTTTTATGCAAAATAAATATTCCTATGCAATTGAAGCAGCAAAAAAATGTATATCCATGGGAGATTCTCCTATTTTTTTAAGAGAAATTTTGGGCGTTGGCACTTATAGACCTTACTTTCTATTAGGAAATATATATTGTGCTATTGGAGATTTAGACGGGGCTTTTGAAGCTTATGAAAAATCATTAAAACTTAATCCAAAACTTAATGATGCCTTATTTAAAATTGCTGAAATTATGGCATCTAAAAATATTAGTACTAATGAGATAAAGAAAAAACTAGAAAGTTATATTGATAATTTTGATGAAGAAAGAAACCTTTTGTTTTCAAATATATTTTACAAATTAAATGATTTTCACACTGCTTATGACTATATAAAAAAAGCAGAAGAAATAAATAAAAACTCACAAAAAATAATTTTTCATAAAGGAATATATTTATTTTATCTAGGACGTTATAAAGAAGCTCTAAGAGAATTATATAAAGTAATAGATGAAAAATATTATAATCCTTCTGTTTACTGCTGTATTTTATGTGAATTATTCACTAAAAATTATAATCAAGTAGAAAAGCTATTAAAAATAACAGAAGAATTTAATGAACCTGAAGAAAGAATGGTTTATAAAAGTTTCATAGACATTATGAAGGAAAATAGATATATAAAATTAGCAGAAACACAAGAAGAAGCTCAAAAATTCATTAAACCTATTTTCAATTTATTAGAAATTTTATTAAAAGCGAATTGCTTTGAACAATTCGAAAAAGCTGTAAATCTTCTAAAGAGCATTGAAGATAATAATATTTTTATGATTTTAGGAAAGCTTTATTTTAAATATAGTTATTTCAGCTTTGCTTATGAAGAATTTATTAAATCTATAAAAACTTACGATATTATAGATGCTGAAGCCCTTTCTATGATGAAAGTAATATTATCCTTAAAATAAGATACTGAATAAATTTAATTAACATTTTATCACGATAACTTATATAAGACCATATATTATATTATATCTTAATCTAAAGATAACTATTTTTAATTAATTAAGAGGTGATATTATGGCATTTACTGCTGATTTTAATACCCCTAAAACAGCTTCTGGAAGATACATTATTGTTTCAGGAATAGTTCCAGCTAATACAGCCTTTATCGAAGTTATGCAGCTATCAGTAAGTAGATTTGAATCAGGTGTAGACCATTTCTATATAACTAAGGAATACGAAAATTCAACTAATGACCCTGTTACAGTTAATGAGACCTTAATTATAGCTGCTGTACCACAAATCACTTCAAGTGATGATGTAACTTTCACTTCCTTTGGCTCTATAATAGGAGAAGTTGATTTAGCATAGTATAAAATTTTATATTAGTGGGGCTGTTAACACAGTCCCTTTACTTTATACATATATACTCTTGAGGTGATAAAATGAAAACTCTTTTAATACCAGCTTCAAAAAGCCTTACAATTACAAATAAATTTCCCTGGAAAAATTTTAATATTGATAGAATTAAAGTAGGTTATGACGGTAATTACCTTTATTATAGTTATCTTTTTTTTAATTTATCTTCCTTGCCTCGTAATATTGTTATATATAACTCTAAACTTATATTATATAAACTTGATAAATTCTATAATGATAAACATAGCAAATTTTTAATAAGTCCTCTTAAGGAAGATTTTAATAAATATACAACTTATTACAATCCTCCAGCCTATTATCGTCACAAAAGAATTCCCTTTTATCCTATAACTTCAAAAATTGCCATATCCACTGATATTACACCCATAGTTTGTGACTGGATAATTAATAGAAAGAATAATAAAGGAATAATATTATATAATAAAAGTGATTATATTACAGCTAGTTTCACATCTTCCAAAACACCTTATGATTATTTAGTTCCATTATTAAAAATAAATTATGATATATATCCAATTTATAAACATTCTAATTCAACTATTAAGAAAGTTAAAGTTACAGGAACAGTAGCCCCAAATTCCATTTATTATATTATTATTAATATAGAAATAACTAGGGCAGGTACTGGAAAAAAAGATAATTATTATGTCTCTGATGAGTATGATAATTCTTCAAATAAATTTTCTCTTAATATTAATAAAGCTTATAGTATTCCTATATTTCCTAAAATAAAAGCTGGAGACATTAAAAAAGTAAATTTATTTGGATCATATAAAGGTCCAATCTCAATATCCTAATCAATATAAAATAATGACCCTCTATTTTATGAAGGGTCATTATTTTTATTTCAAATAAGATTTATTCTTTAAGCTTATTTAATACATATTCTACTTCTATATTTGTTGTAATAAGTAATCCTTCTTCATCTAAATCAAAAAATTCATTATGATGCGGCTTAGCTGTATTAGGATTGCAGCTATTTCTTGTTCCTACCTGAATATAGGTACCCGGTACTAAAAGTAAGTAGTCTGCAAAATCATCAGCCCCTAATTGCTTCGGTTTATTAGTTATAAGATTTTCTTCCCCAATAATTCCTTTTACCAGTTCAGCAACTTCCTTACTAACTCTTTCATCATTTACAAGAGGGGCAGCATAATCCCTAAATTCTACTATAGCCTCTGCTCCATACATTGAAGCTATATCTTTTGCTATCTTCTCTACTGTTTTGTTTGTTTTTTCTCTTGATTCTAAATTAAAAGTTCTTGTTGTTCCTTCTAAGCTAACTTCATCTGCAACTGTATTATAAGTAGTTCCTCCTTTAATCAGTCCTATTCCAACAACTACTGTATCAATTGGATCAGTCTGCCTGCTCACTATTGATTGTAAATTTATTACTATCTGACTTGCTATATATAGGGCATCTATTGATAGGTGAGGCTTAGATACATGCCCACCTTTTCCTTTAACTATTATTTTAAAATAATCACAAGATGCACAACATGGTCCCGCCGTTACTGATACTTTCCCCAAATCTATTTCAGATGATACATGGGCTCCAAGAATTTCTTCTACGCCCTCTAAACATCCTTCTTTAACAAAGATTCTTGCTCCTTGTCCAATCTCCTCAGCTTGTTGGAAAAACAATCTTACTTCTCCAGCTAAATCTTCCTCCCTTCCTTTTAAAATCTTTGCTGCTCCAAGAAGACTAGCTATATGTCCATCATGTCCACAAGCATGATTATAACCCTTATTTATAGATTTATATCCTTCATCTTTATTATCTGGCACTTTAAGAGCATCAATATCTGCTCTTATTGCTAATACTCTATTTGAAGGCTTTTTGCCTTTTATTATTCCTAAAACCCCAGTTTCTC from Clostridium isatidis harbors:
- a CDS encoding TPR domain-containing glycosyltransferase, translating into MSLSLCMIVKNEEQNLGRCLESVKDIVDEIIIVDTGSTDNTIKIAEKYNAKIFHYKWDNSFANARNYSLSKASKDWILIMDADDELVSEDKEKLLNLINNKNIKLNAFLGETLSYSGDSPDHNIYSNLNIRLIRNGKGYKFQGDIHEQIIPGIEDRNKEGIIGISDIRFYHYGYLTKTVYEKNKRKRNMEIIKKELEKNPDNAFMLYNMGVECSAKGDYIEALKHLEKAYENFNPLSGFSPKLVLKMISCNAILKRYDECLKLIEEGLKHYPKCTDFEYHKANILFMQNKYSYAIEAAKKCISMGDSPIFLREILGVGTYRPYFLLGNIYCAIGDLDGAFEAYEKSLKLNPKLNDALFKIAEIMASKNISTNEIKKKLESYIDNFDEERNLLFSNIFYKLNDFHTAYDYIKKAEEINKNSQKIIFHKGIYLFYLGRYKEALRELYKVIDEKYYNPSVYCCILCELFTKNYNQVEKLLKITEEFNEPEERMVYKSFIDIMKENRYIKLAETQEEAQKFIKPIFNLLEILLKANCFEQFEKAVNLLKSIEDNNIFMILGKLYFKYSYFSFAYEEFIKSIKTYDIIDAEALSMMKVILSLK
- a CDS encoding DNRLRE domain-containing protein; this translates as MKTLLIPASKSLTITNKFPWKNFNIDRIKVGYDGNYLYYSYLFFNLSSLPRNIVIYNSKLILYKLDKFYNDKHSKFLISPLKEDFNKYTTYYNPPAYYRHKRIPFYPITSKIAISTDITPIVCDWIINRKNNKGIILYNKSDYITASFTSSKTPYDYLVPLLKINYDIYPIYKHSNSTIKKVKVTGTVAPNSIYYIIINIEITRAGTGKKDNYYVSDEYDNSSNKFSLNINKAYSIPIFPKIKAGDIKKVNLFGSYKGPISIS
- a CDS encoding M20 metallopeptidase family protein; translation: MTIKDYVIKEKEYITSLRRYFHQHPEESLKEYNTANKIEEELDKLNIPYQRIGETGVLGIIKGKKPSNRVLAIRADIDALKVPDNKDEGYKSINKGYNHACGHDGHIASLLGAAKILKGREEDLAGEVRLFFQQAEEIGQGARIFVKEGCLEGVEEILGAHVSSEIDLGKVSVTAGPCCASCDYFKIIVKGKGGHVSKPHLSIDALYIASQIVINLQSIVSRQTDPIDTVVVGIGLIKGGTTYNTVADEVSLEGTTRTFNLESREKTNKTVEKIAKDIASMYGAEAIVEFRDYAAPLVNDERVSKEVAELVKGIIGEENLITNKPKQLGADDFADYLLLVPGTYIQVGTRNSCNPNTAKPHHNEFFDLDEEGLLITTNIEVEYVLNKLKE